In Struthio camelus isolate bStrCam1 chromosome 3, bStrCam1.hap1, whole genome shotgun sequence, the DNA window ATAGTTTgccataaatatttctgttactgAGTTTCTTTTGATCACTCTATGCCATAGATTCTGTTTCTTGCAGGACCATTAATTCATGAAAATGTAGGACTGATGGACCTCCTCAGTCACCAGGACCCCCTATTATCACAGGCAACCATATAAACTAATCTTTTGCATTAAGTGTTTACAACTTCCATTGCGCAGCATTATTACTTATAATAGTACCTAGGGTTACATTCTCTCTGTTTACTGCCCTTGTGTTTCTGCAGTAAAGAGCAGAATTGTATGCTGGAGTGAAAAACATTTAGATTCTATTACCTGTCCTTCGCTACTACTTGTTAAGCAAGTACTACCTTACAAATGAATTGCAGGGTCAGGGTCATGCTTATTTAAGGCACGTACCAGACATGCGTTACTCTGCCAAAGGACTGCAGTCAACCTGCCACAAAAGACCCCTGAATAGGCAAGACAAGCTTTGAAGATCTCACAATACATTGGTGCATCCAATAAGCTAATTTGCTACAATTCCAGTTCAAAATGTGCCTCTCCTTTATAAAACCTGTAAGTTGTTCAGTGGTGCTTTCTTTTTCGTTCTCTCTTTGGACTGTCCTAGGCCACGTATTTTTTGGCTTgtgcagtgaaatgaaatttgAACCCTTTTGCAGGTTGGAAAGGCAATTCCAGCGCAACATTGGCAATTCTGCAAACACTGGTGGAGTGACTGATGCAGATGAATGAGCAAACAACCACGTGCACCAGATTCTGCCGCTCTCACCTGTAACAATAGCCAAATCTACACATCATCCTATAGAAGATAATGGAACCGTTAAAAGACTTAAGATGGGACTAAAGGAAAATCACTGCAGATAAAGAAAAGGATTCACAATAGTGTCCTCACTTTCCTCACTTCACAGTGCAGTGCTGActcaattattcttttttttaaaccaagtatTAAGGAGCCTGACCACCTCACTGATAGTTATTCCTGAGTAGTAACGTTAGCATAAATTGAATGATGTTCCAGTCAGAGCTTCATCTTGCTCGAAGTGTTTACTAATCTATAGATTATGATTGGCTGTAtgtaaatagtaaaaaaaattttattgTTTCACTGACATTGGTGTAAGTATTTCTTGACTTAGGTAAATTATGCAGATTACCCAAAGTACTGTTTTATGAGTCACATACCAGAGTGTATTTTACATTACATTTTAGAAGTGCCTTCacgattaacaaaaaaaaaaggggggggtggtGAGGGAGGTCTTGCTGTCTCACTTCCCGGTTTttttgtgtatacatatattatTGTAGATATATGCCCTGCATTCTATAGCTGAAGTGTTATACTAGTCATGGttgtgtcattttaaaaaatcatttccagTTTTGCATCTGTTTCAAAGTCTGAAAAGCATAGTAGCAAAAGCTAAACAGGATTATCTAAGAGCATGTTCACAAAATGATTCAGTTGTGTCCTAGTAGAAATTTCTGATAGTAACTGATTCTACCAGAAAAAAGCATCACAAAAGGACTGAGGCTGGAAGCTAGGCTGAAACTAAGGCACATACTTGTcatgaaaaagaataattaacCTAAGTGTGTAGTAGAGCATCCATCGCTCCAACAGGTATCTTTTTAAGCAGTAGGCAATAGCTTAAATAGAATATGTAAACTTGATACAAAAATTGGGCAGGCAGGATTCCTTAGTGTTATGTGGAAAGTCAAGATGATCATCTTACTTTTATGAAATCCTGCCCATATTTCAGTTAATGCAAGTTTTTTCATAGGCATGTATGGGACAAGGATTTGGCACATATAGTCAACCATACAGAAAAGAGTATAAAGAATCCTTTATACTCTAAAGAATTGATGCTTTATATTACTCCAAAGTCTAGAATACTATCTTTTTATGTTTCCAGCATTTTATGCGTTAACAGTCTAAGTATAAACTTCATATTGGTCCAAGCCTTATTATAGCAAGAGAAATTTGTAAATTCTTGGTATTTTATCAGAATGAGAGTTGGAAGTGGCTATTTTTGAatcatctgcttaaaaaaaaaaaaagtgtaaaagcttttcagaaaatgGAATGTTGAACTAGCAATAGATTAGTTGGATGAAGCGGAGCTTGGAATGTAAAATTCAATGCAACTGGCCACACCTATGAGAGATTACGcctttttttgcaaagttttgaGTACTTGCACTTCTTACCAGCTTCAGGAATTGAGCACCACAGGCAGACGAGATACAATACTAATACATTGCTGAAGTTATATGAGAATAACTGTACTAAGTCATAACAAAGGCTCACCTATCCTGGCTTTCTATCCTGTCTCTAACCACAACCTAACGAAAAGCTTAAGAACAGGGCGCACACAGTTATACTTCCCTTAATATGCTCTCCCAAACTCTGGCACTTTGTGCCTTAGCTATTTCCTGAGCCGGTCTTTGCAAGAACTTCACACAGTAAGCAATAAATACAGAATACATAATGTGCAAGGGTTATTAGCACAATTTGAGCATTATCACATTACATGTTATAGTACCCTGTGCAATTTATGTTAGACAGATTTCTCTCTCTTGAGAAAGGGACATGAAGACAAAAGCATAACTTGTACAACATTGTCTGTTCTACACTGAAGGACATTCAGACAGATGTTTTAATCACTTCTAATAACTTGGTTACACATACTGCATGATTATTTTTCAACCATGGGGATATATCATTATTTTAGGTCCTCCCAGCAACCACTCCAAAGATCTAAACTTATATGTATACttgcacatacacaaacacacaataATTGTCATACCAAACAGTCCAgcaatttctaattttaaatattaaaaatgtgatcTACCTCGATCTGTCAAGCAGCAATATTGTctcataaaataataatgattCTTATTTTTTGATTACTGGCATGCCTCCGGCACAGAAGCAGGAAGGTGATTTAGGAAAGACATTCAAACACTTCTCCCCaaaggcacaatgacctcaaggTTCAAAACTAGCTTTCTCCTACCAAAGCTTGAGCTGGTGCTCTCATACATTATTCAAACATCACAGAATTTGAGAGAGagtgcattttaaaatcaagaattTCATAGGCACAGAGAAGTGACCCTGGAAGCTAAACAAGAATTGTATTTGTTGCTGAAGCTGTTTCTTAATTAGTTTCTTCCTGACAAACATGGCTAAAAAGGTTCTTGTAAAACAGACTCCAATGGTTTGGCAGTTGATTGATTAACAGTATTTATTGTACATGTCATGAATGGCACTTACACCTTGGAAATCTAGGTACTATAGCATTACATTCTATTAGAAACACTACACAACCATTTCCCTAATATATATTTGCAGCAATTACGActgctttacttttttaatgctAGCAATTACACTTATGTTTGTTTTCACGTAATTTCTCTTTAGGATAGCCTGAGAGAAATCAACCGCTTATGGGACAgaatttgttgttttgttttaaataatgtttctgtGCATTTCAAAATctaccatttctttaaaaaaaaagagtctgtgaCTTTAAGTCATTTTCTGTAATAGTCTACATGTTAATTGAGACAAGGTTCATGTGGCATAAATATGAATGTTACAAGCAAGTTGCAGTATTTTGAATACCACTTACTTGTTGTTTTCATTAAGATAAAACTCACCGACTTCATTATGACAAGTATTTTTGAGAACGTATTCTCACAAATactctgcctttcttttcttttttttaatacaacataGAGGCCACCACAATTACAATAAAATTTCAACTTATTATGATTTGTTTTCCTCCAAAAGCAACACGGTCAACAAAAGAATCAACAGAAAGTAAACACATTGCACAGTTAGTCAAAATGTACAAGCCAACCAGCTGGCTCTACAGGTAGGGGGAAGAATTCAGGCTCATTCAACTAAAGTAAATGGCACTTTTCAGTCAAATTTGGTTTCACTAGGTCTCATTCTGCTTCATCTTTTGCTCTTCTACTTCATCATTTTGTATTTCCCCATCAATTTTGGGAATGATTGcagtagaattttctttttactaCTGTTTCCTGAAGGAGTGACAATTTGTAACACCTGTTAGCTTCCGCGTCGGAGAATTTCTCTGCAGGTGTTGAGAGGACTGCACTGTAGGTGTCCCTGGCAGTGAAACATGGTAGAAGTTTGGTAACCGAATGTCATATCTAAATCCTTTTTCCACTTGTACCCTGTCATTCAAGGCATATAGTTTTTCAGCAATGTCACTCCCAATTAAAACTGAGAACAGGCGTGAGATGAAACGGTGTTTAGCAAACAGCAAATAcagcttctttctcctccaggcCACATATCGACAATCTGTCTCTGCTGTAAGTGTTAcctataaaacagaaaattaaaattagcTAGATAATGATCAGTGGTATTGCTGCTGCTGCCGTCCTTGCTCAAAAACACCTCTCtcccttcctatttttctttctgtcagcaGTCACTTATGCTGTCTGTCACATATACTCTCTCATCTTTGTATCTACCGTAATTAAAGCCATTTAATCCAGCTAGAGAGCTCCGTGAGATCTACTGCATGCAAAAGACAAGTGAGAAGGAAAACTGGGAATGGGCACTAAAGACTATCTTGTCAGCCTCAAGGGCAACTATGAATGTCTACACTGCTGGCAGCAGCCTAAGCCAGGACGCAGGCTAACAGCATGCCCCAAATCTGGCTGTGCACACCTGCTTTGCTCTCTGCAGCTCAGACTGGGAAGGCAGGTCTAAAGAAAGCTGTCTACAAATGTCGTTTCTCCTTGAGACACGAGACATAGGATCCATCACAAGCAGGAGCTAACTTGTCATCCTGACCTCAGTTAAGTGACACCACTGCAAGGGCTCATGGATCACAGGGTGCTAGCCCAGATGGACACCATGTGCCACGCTGCCTCCCTATGCTAACTTGTACCCCAGGCACAAATTTCCCCAGCTGGCTTGCTCTGAATTTTGCCTCCTGCAGGCCTCTTCAGCACACACTCCTACCCACCTCCTGTGAGCGTGGTCTTCTAGGTCTGCATTTTAGCACACTCCAAAAATGCAAGCGTAGTCTAACTGTGAGATTAGCTTTTGGAAGAACCTAACTTGTTGTAACAACAAGAAACCAAACGGAAAGAAGATACAAGCAGCATAACCAGTCCAGTGGGAAAGGGAACTTCCCTCCCCAAAATACTGGCAGGTCAGGTATTTGTATAATTTCACAAACTAAACCCATAAATAAATGAAGTTATTTCTGCACTGATTAATACTTGAacaattttctgtattatttaaaaaaaaaaaaaaaacctccacttTTACCTGGAAAATACCCTCTTCTGTGGGCCTCAGTGAATCCCATTCAGGAGAATCCAGAaattgaagaggaaaaatataatgCAGAAACTCTCCATCAACTGTCACTCTGATCCTACCGAGATAAGACGTGTTAATTTGTTAGTACTATGTGTACAGTAGCAAGGACTGCAACAAGAATGTGTTATTTCTAACATATGAGGAGTCTAAATACAGCTTTGATAGCAAAAAGTAATCATTGGCCAACAGTATTCTAACTATGTAATGTTTTTGCACATAGCTGGATCAGACAAGTTGAATGACAGTACAAAACAATTGTGCAATGGGAAATCAAATCCTACCTGGGGCAGGTAGGATTATCCTATTATCCTACCTGGGGCAGGTCTGTGCAGCCACATGCAAACCTCGTCAAGAAAAGGCTAGCATGCACTGAAGAGCACATAGCATGCACTGGGGTAACGCACAGAACCCCATATGCCTCCTTTGCTGGAAAGGTCCTCGTTCGGCAAATACGCCTTTTAGAGGGGGCAAAGTGGCAGAGGCAGGCAGTGTGGTGTGGGAGTTCCCAATACGTGTGGCATGTATCACATCGGGCTCTCTCAATGTTTAACAGGAGTTGCTTTGCCACAGGACTGTGTCTAGCCAGGGGAACAGCACGGAGGTAGGAGATCCCTGTGGCCTTCTGCAGACGCCCAAGACAATTTTCCTGTATACTTTTGATCATATTTAAGTTTGAAGAGACATGAGCAGGAAATGTACACTTGAATCTCATgacctaaaagaaaacaaacaagttgTGGGAGCCCCCTTTTTCCATCTGCTCAGGACCGAGATTAATGCTTCTTCCAAGAGCACAGGAAGCAGCCCTATCATGCTCAGAACAACATAGCAGGAACTCCCTGTGCCATTACCGAATGGCTGGGCACGTAGAAGGATGGACACCTCTCCTTCAGTATAGCTGTAGCCAAAGGCAACCTCCAGACTGTACTTTCTAAAGAGCTCCCAAGAACGTGTCAGACTAGGGTGTCTGTAAGGCTAACTACATAAATTTCATATTGGTCATTACAGGTATTCCTAAGTTAGCTGAGTTTCAAGCTGCCTACAAGTTTCTTCTGTCCATGCACCTGTCAAAATGCACCTAGAAAGTCTCTCAGCAAAATAATCAGAGATAGACCCTCGTTGTCATCTCTGGCTATCCAATCTGCCCTTGTGGTGGTGAGACCAAGAGATAATACAAAGGTCCAGGATCATTTCTATGCAGTAAGTAAGCGGGTACTTCCCCTCCAAAAAGCATCAGTAGGGTTGTCTTAAGGCTTGCTAGAAGGGTCTCCAGTAAGCAGGGAGCACAGGCACGTGGCTATTTTGCCTCAGGGCCTTACTAAGGGCCACAGTAACTGTAGCGTCAACTATGCAAATTTTAGTAGGGCTTTAGTAGGTCCCTTTGTAATGGAAGGGGGTTGTTgggcctcctctttttttttttttttccttattccctcCATCCTCCCACCTCTCACAAAGCAGCCACAGTCAAGATACTCTATTAAAACAGGGTACCTCAGGATATTCAGTTTCATAACTACATTTTAGTGCTGTTTCAGATGTCtttagcagagaaaaaagaagaaagatgcgTTAGTCAGCCAGGCAACAGATAGACTGCAAAACAATGTGAAGACTGAGGCACACATTTACGCTCCCTTTATCTGAGTAAGCTGGAAGTGCTATGATACAATGGTCTAAAAAAGAATGATGATTTAAAAATCCTCTTCTTTAAGCTCTTACAGACTTTGTGTTTAGTGTTGCCATGTTAGTGCTGTCCCCTAGACAAGTGTATTTCGCCTGttaatatttatacatttatgcATTAATATTTAATCTATTGTActggaaaatgaacaaacaatACACAAATTAGGcatttcttgctttccttttcaagaaaggaaaaagaaagagatatttACAGTAAGCAAGTCAGAACAAACTGATACAAACCTGCCTGATACAAGCAAGGACAGTTTATCAATAGGTGTTTTGCCTTGCATAGCGTAACAGTGCTCCTTCTCCAGAGTAACCACTTCTGCATCACAACACAAGACAATCTTCCTATAGACAGTTAAGGAAATTCCTAGAGGCTGAAAAAGAGCACTGTAGAGTTCCTGGAATTCTTTGTCAAAGGACACACTCCGAACTTGGTAGGTAACATAAATGAACTGTACGAAGCATATAGCAAACAGTATAAAGTTCCAGGAGAATATGTCAGCAGCACAGACATCCAGCCAAGCCCaaacagaagagcagagaaagcccAGTCCAAGCAAACTGAAGACATAAAGTAGCCCGAAGAATCCACTTCCACCCATGAAGCCAACAACAAAGAGAATACTAGCTAGATGGTAGATAGATCCCTCTGCCTCTTGCTTCCAAGTGGTGCAGGTAGGATGTGCATATATCAAGCTCTCCCAAAAACTTGCATTTTCTCCCATGGCTGGACTGATTTTTTGATTCATCTGAatctttaaattgtttttatttatgcaATACAGCTAGAAGGGtcctttgtttttccattcttGCAACCTCTGCTCAACGATTACATAATGCCAGGGTCTCTTTTGGTAGTGAAGTTGCACTTAAGATCTCCAGCACTTAGGAAGCTAATGTTCCCAGAAGGCAATGCCATTTGTCATCAGCTCACGCGTTGTCTTGACTTTGGCTGTGTCATCTGTAGTTTTATCTAATCTGGAGAAGTGAAGAAAATATGTATTACTTATAAAATGATTTTCAGCAGTTAAACTCCAGCAAAGCTTTTATTATCTAAAGCCACAGACTGCATTACAGTTATACAATTTCCCAAGATCAAACCTTTCTATTCATTCAGCTGAAGATCACGTCTTTGCATTTATGAACCCTGCAGGTCCAATTGCCACTAGATCCATGTAAACATCCACACAAAATCCAAAACATGCTGTGACAAGTCTTTCCACAGCTTAACAACTCACTGGAGAGAAAGTAGTCACATCTGTTGGTTTTGAACCTGCCACCTATCAGCCTCATTTAAAGCCCTCCCTCGTTCTTGAGCCAGAAGAGACAATGAACACTTGTCCCTTGTTCACTTCCTCCTCACCTCCACTCAGGATTTCTGTTGATCcaccttcctttttcccctttgcctttcTGTTATCGTTAATGAcaacagcaaagctgctttgtccCTGAAGACAACAGAATACATCCCCAAACATCACAGAAAGGGAAACCTAAGCATTATTGGGATGTTCTTTTCTACTCCAACAACAACAAGCAAAAAGCTGTCAAGTATAAGGAAGACTACACAGCTTAAAGGATGCTTTATACAGATTACATTATTAGAACTTGAAGTGAGTAAGTGATCCTGCAAAATACTTCTCAAAAGGCATTTACAGAGCAATTTTACAATATCCAAAGTTCTCCCCATATAATTCCATGCTATGGAGCACATAGTTGTATTGCGTCTAATGGTAAACATgctattttttccacatttcaaTATATTCCTaagagtttaagaaaaaaaatacacaacaaCAGAGAAGCATGAGAACAACAATATGAGaacaagaataaaagaaatcaaaaacagCTTTCTGTGTCTCTCTTTTAAAGTAACAATACACTTTGCAAAGTGAGATTAGAAGCAGTAGAAAATGCAAAGCTAGAGTCTATCAGTAGTG includes these proteins:
- the POPDC3 gene encoding popeye domain-containing protein 3 translates to MNQKISPAMGENASFWESLIYAHPTCTTWKQEAEGSIYHLASILFVVGFMGGSGFFGLLYVFSLLGLGFLCSSVWAWLDVCAADIFSWNFILFAICFVQFIYVTYQVRSVSFDKEFQELYSALFQPLGISLTVYRKIVLCCDAEVVTLEKEHCYAMQGKTPIDKLSLLVSGRIRVTVDGEFLHYIFPLQFLDSPEWDSLRPTEEGIFQVTLTAETDCRYVAWRRKKLYLLFAKHRFISRLFSVLIGSDIAEKLYALNDRVQVEKGFRYDIRLPNFYHVSLPGTPTVQSSQHLQRNSPTRKLTGVTNCHSFRKQ